DNA sequence from the Pyramidobacter porci genome:
GCGTCGCGTCGAAGGCGTCTGGCGGACGCTGGGCGTCGTGCTGCTGGCGGCGCTGATGGGCGTCGCCTTTATGTATCTGACGCCGTCCGTGATTCAATTCACTCAGGAGTTCGTCTATTTCGGCGAGAGCGGCCTCAGCACCAAGGCTCTGCTGCGCGCGATCGGCTTTGCCCTCGGGCTCGTGCTGTGCCTGCTGCTGGGCTTGAGTTCGTTCAAAGTCCATCGCGCTCTGGGCGAGCGCGGCGGCATGCTGTTTCTCGGCGCGTCCGTGCTCTTTTTCTTCGTCGAGTACGGCTTCAACGCCGTCGCTTCGCTGCAAAGGCTGAAGATGATCCCGCTCAGCGATCTCGTGTTCGAGATCATGGTCCTGGGCGACGAATATGGAAATTACTTCCTCTTCGCGCAGCTGCTGCTGGGGCTGGTCATGCTGCTGTGGGTGATCGTCACGCACCGGCGCCCCGAAGGGGAGTTCGCCAACCGCGCCTTGCTGCGCAGGGAAAAAGCCCGTCTGCGCAACTGCCGCCGCTGGTCCTGGAGCCTGTTCTCCTGGGCCCTGGCGGCGGCGCTGACGGTGACGGTCCTTCATTATTACGACACCAAGCCGCCGGCGGAAGTGCCGCCGGAAGCTTACGATCTGAGCGACGGCGTTATTTCCATAGATCTCGCTCAGGTGTCCGACGGGCATCTGCACAAGTTCTCCTATATCACGCCGAACGGCTACGACGTGCGCTTTCTCGTCGTCAAAAAGCCCGTCGGCACGGCCTACGGCGTCGGGCTGGACGCCTGCGAGATCTGCGGCATCGCCGGCTATTTCGAGCGCGGCGACGACGTGGTGTGCCGCCGCTGCGACGTGGTCATGAACAAGAACACGATCGGCTTCAAGGGCGGCTGCAACCCGATCCCTTTCCCGTACGAGGTGCGGGAAGGACGGATCTCCATCGATGTCAGGGAGCTCGAGCGCCACGAACGGCGCTTCAGGTAGGAGGCGGGGCATACATGTTCTGGAGAATGATTTGGCGGACGCTCGCCCGCCAGAAGAGCAAGATGCTGATGATCGCTTTCACCGTGATTCTCGGCGTGTCGCTGTCCACGGCCATGATGAACGTCATGCTGGGCGTCGGCGACAAGGTCAACCGCGAGCTGAAAGTTTACGGCGCCAACATCACCGTGCGCCACAAGGAAGCGGCGCTGATGAACGATCTCTACGGCCTCAGCGAGGGGCTGGGCGTCACCGACAAATTCCTGTACGAAGAGGACGTGCTCAAGCTCAAGACCATCTTCTGGGGTTTCAACATCATCGACTTCGCGCCGATGATCGACGGGCGCGCCCAGGTCAACGGCGGCGAGGAAGCGCCGCTGCTGGGGACCTGGGTGCAGAAGCACGCCGTGCTGAACACCGGCGAGGAGATCGACACCGGCCTGCGCCCGCTGCGCAACTGGTGGCAGATCGACCTGAAAGGCGACTGGCTCGGCGAAAACGACGACGATTTCGTCATGGTCGGCGGCGCGCTGGCGTCGCGGCTTCGGACCGAGGTCGGCAGCGAACTGACGCTGACTCATGGCGGGATGACGAAAAAAGTGACCGTCAAAGGCATTTTCAACGACGGCGGCGCTGCCGACGGCCAGATCGTCGGCACGCTGAAAATGGTGCAGGAACTCATGGGCCTGCCCGGCAAGGTCTCGCGCCTCGAAGTCTCGGCGCTGACCACGCCCGACAACGACCTGGCGCGCAAGGCCGCCCAGGATCCTCGCGGCCTCTCGCCCGACGAGTACGAGACGTGGTACTGCACGGCCTACGTCAGCGCCATTTGCCATCAGATCCAGGAAGTGGTGCGCGACGGCGTGGCCAAGGCCGTGCGTCAGGTGGCGGAGTCGGAAGGGACGATCCTCAGCAAGACGACGCTGCTGATGATCCTGATCACGATCCTCAGCTCCATTGGCTCGGCGCTGGCGATCTCCAACCTGATCACGGCCAGCGTGATCGAGCGCAGCCAGGAACTGGGCCTGCTCAAGGCACTGGGCGCCCGCAACTATCAGATCGTGCTGCTGGTGCTGGTCGAGGTGATGGTGACCAGCCTGTTCGGCGGCGCGCTGGGGTACTTCCTCGGCATCGGCTTCGCGCAGATCATCGGCCGGACGGTCTTCGGCTCCTCCATCGAGATCGCCCAGATGGTGATCGTGATCGTGGCCGTGATCCTGTTCTTCGTGACGCTGTTCGGTTCGATCCCCGCGATCCGTTATCTGCTGAACCTGAAACCGACGGAGGTCCTCCATGGCAAATAAAAGACGGAAGATGTACCTCAAGATGGTGACGAGTTCGCTGATCCGGCGCGCCTCGCGGCTGATCATCGCCGTGCTGGCCGTCGCCATCGGCGCTACCATCCTCTCGGGTCTGGTGACGATCTATTATGACATTCCGCGCCAGCTGGGACGGGAATTCCGCTCCTATGGCGCCAATTTGCTGCTGCTGCCCAAGGGCGACGCGCGCATCAGCCGCGAAAACCTCGAACGGGTGCGCGCCCTCATCGGCCCCGACCGCATCGTCGGCATGGCGCCGTACCGTTACCAGACGGTGAAGATCAACGAGCAGCCCTATATCATCGCCGGCACCGACCTGCCGCAGGCGAAGAAGAACAGCCCCTTCTGGTACGTGGAGGGGGACTGGGGCAGCGCCGCCGCGCCCGACCGGGTGATGGTCGGCAAGGAGATCGCCGAGACGCTGAATTTGTCCATCGGCGACACGTTCACCGTGCTGGGCGTCAAATACGGCCGCCGCGCCGAAGCCTCCGGGCAGAACCTGTCGGCGGAAGAGAACCGCGGCCGCGACGAAGGCGAACAGAACTTCGCCAAGAAACTGACCGTCTGCGGCATCGTCACCACCGGCGGCGCCGAGGAAGGCTTCATCTTCGCCGACGTGGACATGCTCGACAATCTGATCGGCGACAGCTTCCGCGGCGACGTGGTGGAGTGCAGCGTCGTCGCCGATTCCGAGCAGATGGAAGAACTGACTGCCGACCTTGAGACGAAGATGCCCGGCATCCAGCCGCGCGCCGTGCGCCGTCTCACCCAGTCGCAGGACATCGTGCTGGGCAAGCTGCAGGCGCTGGTGCTGCTGGTTACGGTGGTGGTGCTGATCATCACGATGATCTCGGTCTCCACCACGATGATGGCCATGGTCGCCGAGCGCCGCCGCGAGATCGCCCTGAAAAAGGCGCTTGGCGCCGAGAACCGCCTCGTCATGGGCGAACTGCTCGGCGAAGGCGCGCTGCTGGGCTTCATCGGCAGCGTCATCGGCGTGTTCCTCGGCTTCGAGTTCGCGCAGCGCGTCAGCCTCAGCGTCTTCGGCCGGGCCATCAACTTCCAGTGGCCCATCATCCCCGTTACCATCGCGGTCTTCATCGCGATCACCGTGCTCGCTTCGATCCTGCCGGTGCGCCGGGTAATGGACATTCATCCCGCGATCGTGCTCAGGGGGGAATAAAATTGGGTAAGATTCTCGAATTGAAAGATGTTTCCAAGATCTACGGCGACCTGCACGCCCTCTCGCATATCAACCTGACGGTGAACGAAGGCGAGTGGCTGTCCATCATGGGGCCTTCCGGCTCCGGCAAGACGACGATGCTGAACGTCATCGGCTGCATGGACACTCCCTCGGAGGGCGGCGTCATCCTCGACGGCGCCGACATCAGCCGCGAGAGCGCCGCGAACCTGACGAAGATCCGCCGCGACAAGATCGGGCTGATCTTTCAGCAGTTCCATCTGATCAGCTATCTTTCCGCGCTCGAAAACGTCATGGTCGCTCAGTACTACCACAGCATGCCCGACGAAAAAGAGGCCATGGAGGCGCTGGAAAAAGTCGGACTGGGACAGCGCGCCCATCACCTGCCCACGCAGCTTTCCGGCGGCGAGCAGCAGCGCGTCTGCATCGCCCGCGCGCTGATCAACTCGCCCCGCATCCTGCTCGGCGACGAGCCGACGGGCAACCTCGACGAGGAGAACGAGCGCATCGTCGTGGACATCTTCCACCGTCTGCACGACGAGGGCGTCACGCTGGTCGTCGTTACACACGACCCGGAAGTCGGCGACGTGGCGCAGCGCAAGATCGTGCTGGAGCACGGCAAGATCGTTCAGGACATCGACCAGCGCGCCAATTTCAGCGGCGTGCTGAGAGCGTAAAGGAGAGCGCGCATCGTGAAGAAAACTCTGATTTTGATCGCCGTCTTCGTTGTGATCGGCGGCGTTTTCGCCATGAAGGACAAGTTCTTCGGCGTCACGTACCGGGACGGCGTCTACGAGGGCGAGTATCAGGCCGACGACGGCGAAAACACCAAAGTGATCCTGACGCTCAAGGACAACAGGATCGTAGCCTGCGTTCTCGAAGCCCGCGACGCGCTGGGCAACATCAAGGACGAAAACCACGGCAGGGACGGCTCGGCCGAGGATTTTCGCCAGGCGCAGCGCGCCGTGCGCGAGATGAAAAAGTATCCGGACATGCTGATCGAGGCGCAGGACGTGGACACGATGGACAGCATTTCCGGCGCGTCCGTCACCTACAAGGCCATGCGGATCGCCGTGCATGAAGCTTTGAAAAAGGCGAGGTAACATTGTGAACATGCTGTTCGGAGCTTTGAACGTTCTGCTCGGGCTGGTCCTGTCGCTGACGCCGTTCCGGCTGGCGCCGGTCTGTTCGCAGATGACCCCTCACGGCGCCCCCATGAAGTGCTACTACTCCGGGCTGTTTATCGTCGCCATGGGCGCGGCCGTCGTTGTTTTGTCGCTGTTTGCGCTGCTGCGCCGCGGGCGCGGCTGGGCCGCCGTTTTGGCGGCGTTTGCAGCCATTGTTGCGGCGATCGCCTGCCTGCTCGTTCCTGCCGGCGTGATCCCGCTGCGCGGCGCCGGGTGGGTCTGCGGTCTGTGCGGCGATGCTTCGCACGCCTGCCGCGCCGTGACGATGCCGTTTGTGCGGAAGTTCGCCGCCGCCATCGTCGCGGTGAACGTCGTCTCGCTGATCCTGTCTTTCGTCAGAGGAGGCCGCTGAAGATGACGGGTGCTTCCCTGAGCACGGAGGCCATCGCGCGCAAAAACATCCGCCGCCGCCCCTGGCGGAGTTTCTGCCTTGTGCTCGCGGTGCTGCTGTTCTCGTTTTTCCTGTACGCGGGCACGGTCATGTCGGTCGGTCTGTCCGGCGGCGCGCGCAGCGCCGCCGACCGACTCGGCGCCGACGTCATCGTCGTGCCGGCGGGGTACGACCCCCACATCGACAGCGTGATCCTCTCGGGCAGGCCGTCGATGTTCTACCTGCCCAAGGACGTTCTCGAGCGTCTGCGGGACGTGGAAGGGATCGACCGCATGTCGCCGCAGACTTTTCTGGCGACGATCCGCGCCTCCTGCTGTTCCTATCCGCTGCAGATCGTCGGCGTGGATTACGAGAGCGACTTCATCGTGCGCCCGTGGCTGGAAGCGACGTTGGGGCGCGGCCTTAAAGACGGCGAGCTGATCGTCGGCTACCGCGTCAACGGCGAACCTGGCGAGCGGCTGCATTTCTTCGGCGTCGATCTGCCCGTCGCCGGAAGGCTGGAACAGACGGGCATGAGGTTCGATTCGACGGTTTTCGTGACGCGCAAGACGGTGACTGACTTGGCCAAGGCGGCGGAAAACATCTTCAAACACCCGCTCGCCAGCGACGGCAGCCGCGTCTCGACGGTGATGGTCAAGCTGAAGCCGGGCTACGATTCGGTGAAAGTGGCGCAGGAGATCAACCGCCGCTTCGGCGACGACGATATTTTCGCGCTGTTCAGCAAGAAGTTCGTCAACAGCATCGCCTCTTCGCTGACGCTGGTTTCGTGGATGATCCGCGGCGGCATCGGTCTGGTCTGGCTGCTGGCGGTGATCGTCATCGCGCTGCTGTTCTCCGTGACCATGAACGAGCGCAGGGTCGAGATCGGCGTTCTGCGCGCCATCGGCGCCAGCCGAGGCAAAATCCTCGCCCTGGCTCTGACCGAGGCGTCGCTGATCAGCCTCTACGGCGCGGCGCTGGGCGTGTCTCTCGGCGCGGCGGCCGTGGCCGTCGTCAGCCCGATGGTGGCGGACGCGCTGAAACTGCCGTTCCTGCTGCCGTCCTGGACGGCGCTGATCCTGCTGGGCGCCGCCTCCGTGGCGGTCTCCGTCCTTACGGGCGTGCTGAGCGCGCTGTTCTCGGCGCGCCGGGCCAGCCGCGCCGACATTTACGACACGCTGAGGGGGAACTGAGATGGGCGCCGTTCTGGAACTGAAAGATCTGTGCAAAGGATATTCGCGCGGCGGCCGTTCGTTCTTCGCCGTGGACCATGTGTCGCTGACCGTCGCGAGCAGGGATTTTGTCAACGTCGTCGGCCGTTCCGGCAGCGGCAAATCGACGCTGCTGAACCTGGCGGCGGGGATGCTGGCGCCCACGTCCGGCGCCGTGGAACTGGACGGCGTCGACCTGGCCGGCAAAAGCGACGCGGAACTGTCGCGGCTGCGCTGCGACAGCATCGGCTTCATCCCCCAGGGAGCGGCGGCGCTGCCCAATCTGACCGTGCTGGAGAACGTGATGCTGCCGTTCTGCCTCTATCCGCGCGGCGGCGACGGCGAAGGCGCGGCCCGTTTGCTGCTGGAGCGCTTCGGCATCGGCGCGGCGGCCGGCTCGTACCCGGGCGAACTGTCCGGCGGCGAATTGCGCCGGGTTCTGATCGCCCGCGCGCTGATCAACCGTCCCCGATTGGTGATCGCCGATGAGCCGACGTCGGATCTCGACGTCGAGTCCAGCCGCGGCATCATGGAGGAATTCTCTCGTCTCAACGCCGAGGGCGTGACGCTGCTGATCGTCTCGCACGACCTCGACTCGCTGAGATACGGCACGCGGGTCTGCACGATGAGCGAAGGCCGCCTGCACGAGGGCAACCTGTTCGAAGCGTAAACGGGAACTGCGGGGAAACGGAACGCAAAACAAAAACCGCGCGGACGAACGGAATTTTTCCCGTTCGTCCGCGCGGTTTTTTATTCGCTTCTTTTGGGGGCAGTCTCACGATCGCCTGCGCCAGACGGCGGCGGCGTTGCTGCGGGAGATCAGTTCGTCCACGGGAATGC
Encoded proteins:
- a CDS encoding Fe-S-containing protein: MRSRERIGRLIAWGGMAAGILLGFVVFGVRMYDPKGMNLPLTRFNRWVVVAVAAVAAAALLWASLSLLLRRVEGVWRTLGVVLLAALMGVAFMYLTPSVIQFTQEFVYFGESGLSTKALLRAIGFALGLVLCLLLGLSSFKVHRALGERGGMLFLGASVLFFFVEYGFNAVASLQRLKMIPLSDLVFEIMVLGDEYGNYFLFAQLLLGLVMLLWVIVTHRRPEGEFANRALLRREKARLRNCRRWSWSLFSWALAAALTVTVLHYYDTKPPAEVPPEAYDLSDGVISIDLAQVSDGHLHKFSYITPNGYDVRFLVVKKPVGTAYGVGLDACEICGIAGYFERGDDVVCRRCDVVMNKNTIGFKGGCNPIPFPYEVREGRISIDVRELERHERRFR
- a CDS encoding ABC transporter permease, which codes for MFWRMIWRTLARQKSKMLMIAFTVILGVSLSTAMMNVMLGVGDKVNRELKVYGANITVRHKEAALMNDLYGLSEGLGVTDKFLYEEDVLKLKTIFWGFNIIDFAPMIDGRAQVNGGEEAPLLGTWVQKHAVLNTGEEIDTGLRPLRNWWQIDLKGDWLGENDDDFVMVGGALASRLRTEVGSELTLTHGGMTKKVTVKGIFNDGGAADGQIVGTLKMVQELMGLPGKVSRLEVSALTTPDNDLARKAAQDPRGLSPDEYETWYCTAYVSAICHQIQEVVRDGVAKAVRQVAESEGTILSKTTLLMILITILSSIGSALAISNLITASVIERSQELGLLKALGARNYQIVLLVLVEVMVTSLFGGALGYFLGIGFAQIIGRTVFGSSIEIAQMVIVIVAVILFFVTLFGSIPAIRYLLNLKPTEVLHGK
- a CDS encoding ABC transporter permease — its product is MANKRRKMYLKMVTSSLIRRASRLIIAVLAVAIGATILSGLVTIYYDIPRQLGREFRSYGANLLLLPKGDARISRENLERVRALIGPDRIVGMAPYRYQTVKINEQPYIIAGTDLPQAKKNSPFWYVEGDWGSAAAPDRVMVGKEIAETLNLSIGDTFTVLGVKYGRRAEASGQNLSAEENRGRDEGEQNFAKKLTVCGIVTTGGAEEGFIFADVDMLDNLIGDSFRGDVVECSVVADSEQMEELTADLETKMPGIQPRAVRRLTQSQDIVLGKLQALVLLVTVVVLIITMISVSTTMMAMVAERRREIALKKALGAENRLVMGELLGEGALLGFIGSVIGVFLGFEFAQRVSLSVFGRAINFQWPIIPVTIAVFIAITVLASILPVRRVMDIHPAIVLRGE
- a CDS encoding ABC transporter ATP-binding protein; translated protein: MGKILELKDVSKIYGDLHALSHINLTVNEGEWLSIMGPSGSGKTTMLNVIGCMDTPSEGGVILDGADISRESAANLTKIRRDKIGLIFQQFHLISYLSALENVMVAQYYHSMPDEKEAMEALEKVGLGQRAHHLPTQLSGGEQQRVCIARALINSPRILLGDEPTGNLDEENERIVVDIFHRLHDEGVTLVVVTHDPEVGDVAQRKIVLEHGKIVQDIDQRANFSGVLRA
- a CDS encoding FMN-binding protein; translated protein: MKKTLILIAVFVVIGGVFAMKDKFFGVTYRDGVYEGEYQADDGENTKVILTLKDNRIVACVLEARDALGNIKDENHGRDGSAEDFRQAQRAVREMKKYPDMLIEAQDVDTMDSISGASVTYKAMRIAVHEALKKAR
- a CDS encoding DUF4418 family protein, with product MLFGALNVLLGLVLSLTPFRLAPVCSQMTPHGAPMKCYYSGLFIVAMGAAVVVLSLFALLRRGRGWAAVLAAFAAIVAAIACLLVPAGVIPLRGAGWVCGLCGDASHACRAVTMPFVRKFAAAIVAVNVVSLILSFVRGGR
- a CDS encoding ABC transporter permease, which encodes MTGASLSTEAIARKNIRRRPWRSFCLVLAVLLFSFFLYAGTVMSVGLSGGARSAADRLGADVIVVPAGYDPHIDSVILSGRPSMFYLPKDVLERLRDVEGIDRMSPQTFLATIRASCCSYPLQIVGVDYESDFIVRPWLEATLGRGLKDGELIVGYRVNGEPGERLHFFGVDLPVAGRLEQTGMRFDSTVFVTRKTVTDLAKAAENIFKHPLASDGSRVSTVMVKLKPGYDSVKVAQEINRRFGDDDIFALFSKKFVNSIASSLTLVSWMIRGGIGLVWLLAVIVIALLFSVTMNERRVEIGVLRAIGASRGKILALALTEASLISLYGAALGVSLGAAAVAVVSPMVADALKLPFLLPSWTALILLGAASVAVSVLTGVLSALFSARRASRADIYDTLRGN
- a CDS encoding ABC transporter ATP-binding protein, with amino-acid sequence MGAVLELKDLCKGYSRGGRSFFAVDHVSLTVASRDFVNVVGRSGSGKSTLLNLAAGMLAPTSGAVELDGVDLAGKSDAELSRLRCDSIGFIPQGAAALPNLTVLENVMLPFCLYPRGGDGEGAARLLLERFGIGAAAGSYPGELSGGELRRVLIARALINRPRLVIADEPTSDLDVESSRGIMEEFSRLNAEGVTLLIVSHDLDSLRYGTRVCTMSEGRLHEGNLFEA